A portion of the Bacillus sp. es.034 genome contains these proteins:
- a CDS encoding aspartate kinase, producing the protein MSIIVQKFGGTSVGSVERIQNVASRIIEEKERGNDVVVVVSAMGKTTDTLVGLAREITSQPSKREMDMLLSTGEQVTISLLTMALIQSGHDAISFTGWQAGIETESVHSNARITNIHTDKMATHLQEGRVVIVAGFQGMTNSGEITTLGRGGSDTTAVAIAAALKAERCDIYTDVDGVYTTDPRYIEGARKLPSISYDEMLELANLGAGVLHPRAVEFAKNYQIPLEVRSSIERVEGTYIEEEASMEQNLIVRGVAFENEITRVTVFGLGNALTGLSSVFTTLAENHLNVDIIIQTQTDQNTTNLSFSIKEQDLDETLAVLERNKERLNFTHVEHESGLAKVSIVGSGMISNPGVAGEMFEVLAQNDIVVKMVSTSEIKVSTVVDGENMQKAAGVLHTAFHLDAVKMEEITL; encoded by the coding sequence GTGAGTATTATTGTTCAAAAATTCGGTGGGACTTCAGTAGGGTCTGTGGAAAGAATTCAAAATGTTGCGTCAAGGATCATTGAAGAAAAAGAAAGAGGGAATGATGTGGTGGTCGTCGTATCTGCCATGGGGAAAACGACGGATACACTCGTTGGTCTTGCAAGGGAAATCACGTCTCAACCGAGCAAAAGAGAAATGGATATGCTGCTCTCAACCGGGGAACAGGTCACCATTTCACTCCTGACCATGGCCCTTATCCAATCAGGGCATGATGCCATTTCATTCACGGGCTGGCAGGCCGGAATCGAGACGGAATCCGTCCATAGTAATGCAAGGATTACCAATATTCATACCGATAAAATGGCAACTCACCTTCAGGAAGGAAGAGTGGTCATCGTCGCAGGATTCCAGGGAATGACAAATTCCGGGGAAATCACAACACTTGGCCGGGGCGGATCGGATACAACGGCCGTTGCGATCGCGGCTGCCCTGAAAGCGGAGCGCTGTGACATCTATACGGACGTAGACGGGGTTTACACGACAGATCCCCGCTATATAGAAGGAGCAAGGAAGTTACCGTCGATTTCCTATGATGAAATGCTCGAACTTGCAAACCTCGGGGCCGGGGTCCTCCATCCAAGGGCGGTGGAGTTTGCCAAGAATTATCAAATCCCGTTGGAAGTAAGATCAAGCATCGAAAGAGTGGAAGGCACGTATATTGAGGAGGAAGCAAGCATGGAACAGAACCTGATTGTAAGAGGAGTAGCATTTGAAAATGAGATCACCCGGGTTACGGTATTCGGACTGGGAAATGCATTAACAGGACTATCTTCTGTGTTCACTACGTTGGCTGAGAATCATTTGAACGTTGATATCATTATCCAGACCCAGACGGATCAGAATACGACCAATCTATCTTTCTCGATCAAGGAGCAAGATCTCGATGAAACCCTTGCTGTTCTTGAGCGAAATAAAGAGCGGTTGAATTTCACCCACGTCGAGCATGAGAGTGGACTTGCGAAAGTTTCTATTGTCGGTTCTGGTATGATTTCAAACCCGGGTGTGGCCGGGGAAATGTTTGAAGTACTCGCTCAAAATGACATCGTGGTGAAAATGGTCAGCACTTCTGAGATTAAAGTATCTACAGTAGTGGATGGCGAGAATATGCAAAAGGCAGCAGGCGTCTTACATACGGCCTTTCATCTCGATGCCGTGAAGATGGAAGAAATCACGCTGTAG
- a CDS encoding YslB family protein, translating into MEQKKEEVHQPSVPIFGYEMLRDILIPDILGKHTPDILYWGGKQLSRKFPLQSTEEISSFFDEAGWGTLTLLEQKRNEMTFELSGTVIERRLSLKTDVNFKLETGFIAEQIQLQRKCVAEAADELHKRSQSVKIMVRWDDKDRIE; encoded by the coding sequence TTGGAACAGAAAAAAGAAGAAGTACATCAGCCGTCCGTTCCAATCTTCGGATATGAAATGTTACGCGACATCTTGATTCCAGACATATTAGGAAAACACACACCCGATATCCTATACTGGGGAGGAAAGCAGCTCTCGAGGAAATTCCCCCTTCAGTCAACGGAAGAAATATCTTCCTTTTTCGATGAAGCTGGATGGGGCACCCTTACACTTCTGGAACAAAAAAGAAACGAAATGACATTTGAATTGAGCGGAACCGTGATCGAACGGCGTCTGTCACTGAAAACGGATGTGAATTTCAAACTGGAAACGGGCTTTATTGCCGAACAGATTCAGCTTCAAAGAAAATGTGTGGCAGAAGCTGCTGACGAATTACATAAACGGAGCCAATCGGTCAAAATAATGGTAAGATGGGACGACAAAGACCGGATCGAGTAA
- a CDS encoding succinate dehydrogenase cytochrome b558 subunit, translated as MAGNREFNYRRLHSLLGVIPVGLFLTQHLVVNHFATGGEESFNQAAHFMESLPFRYFLEIFIIFLPLYFHAIYGIYIAFTSKNNASRFGYFRNWMFLLQRVSGVITFIFVTWHIWETRVAAAFGAEVNFQMMENILSNPLMLGFYVLGVLSTIFHFANGLWSFCVSWGLTVTPRSQLIATYVTIGIFVALSIVGMRAIFAFV; from the coding sequence ATGGCTGGAAATCGAGAATTTAATTATCGCAGGCTTCATTCATTGCTAGGTGTTATTCCAGTTGGATTATTTTTAACACAACATTTAGTCGTGAACCATTTTGCCACTGGTGGGGAAGAATCATTTAACCAGGCGGCGCATTTTATGGAAAGTCTTCCTTTCCGTTATTTCCTTGAAATCTTTATCATCTTCCTTCCATTGTATTTCCATGCGATTTACGGAATTTACATTGCATTCACTTCAAAGAATAATGCAAGCAGATTTGGTTATTTCCGTAACTGGATGTTTTTACTTCAACGTGTATCTGGAGTGATCACATTTATTTTCGTCACATGGCATATTTGGGAAACAAGGGTCGCTGCAGCGTTCGGAGCTGAAGTGAACTTTCAGATGATGGAAAACATTTTATCCAATCCGTTGATGTTAGGATTTTACGTGCTTGGTGTTCTTTCAACGATTTTCCACTTTGCAAATGGATTATGGTCATTCTGCGTTAGCTGGGGACTTACGGTTACACCTCGTTCTCAATTAATTGCTACATATGTTACGATCGGGATTTTTGTCGCGTTATCGATTGTCGGAATGCGTGCAATCTTTGCCTTCGTATAA
- the sdhA gene encoding succinate dehydrogenase flavoprotein subunit: MSKGKIIVVGGGLAGLMATIKAAEKGTQVDLFSLVPVKRSHSVCAQGGINGAVNTKGEGDSPWEHFDDTVYGGDFLANQPPVKAMTEAAPGIIHLLDRMGVMFNRTPEGLLDFRRFGGTQHHRTAFAGATTGQQLLYALDEQVRRHEVAGLVSKFEGWEFLGVVIDDEGVARGIVAQNLQTMEIKSFAADAVIMASGGPGIIFGKSTNSVINTGSAASIVYQQGAYYANGEFIQIHPTAIPGDDKLRLMSESARGEGGRVWTYKDGKPWYFLEEKYPAYGNLVPRDIATREIFDVCVNQKLGINGENMVYLDLSHKDSKELDIKLGGIIEIYEKFMGDDPRKVPMKIFPAVHYSMGGLWVDYDQMTNIPGLFAAGECDYSQHGGNRLGANSLLSAIYGGMVAGPNAIKYIEGLEKTVESVPSSLFDRYVKQEEEKWNNIMSLNGTENAYVIHKELGEWMTDNVTVVRHNDKLQQTDEKIQELMERYQNININDTAKWSNQGATFTRQLWNMLQLARVITIGALNRNESRGAHYKPDFPDRNDEEFLKTTMAKYNAATNTPEFHYEEVDTSLIAPRKRDYSKSKGGSK, translated from the coding sequence ATGAGTAAAGGTAAAATCATCGTTGTCGGTGGCGGTTTAGCCGGCCTGATGGCCACAATTAAAGCAGCAGAAAAAGGAACGCAAGTCGATTTATTCTCACTGGTACCCGTTAAACGTTCTCACTCTGTATGTGCACAGGGTGGAATTAACGGAGCCGTTAATACAAAGGGAGAAGGGGATTCTCCTTGGGAACATTTTGATGATACGGTTTATGGTGGGGATTTCTTAGCGAATCAACCGCCTGTTAAAGCAATGACGGAAGCAGCACCTGGGATCATTCACTTACTCGATCGTATGGGTGTTATGTTCAATCGTACACCTGAGGGGTTACTGGATTTCCGCCGTTTCGGTGGGACGCAGCATCACAGAACAGCTTTCGCTGGTGCTACGACTGGTCAGCAGCTTTTATACGCTTTGGACGAGCAGGTTCGTCGTCATGAAGTGGCTGGATTAGTCAGCAAGTTCGAAGGCTGGGAATTCCTTGGAGTCGTCATTGATGACGAGGGAGTTGCAAGAGGAATCGTTGCCCAAAACCTTCAAACGATGGAAATCAAATCATTTGCAGCAGATGCCGTAATCATGGCGTCGGGTGGACCGGGGATCATCTTCGGTAAGTCTACGAACTCTGTCATCAATACGGGTTCTGCCGCATCGATCGTATATCAGCAAGGTGCGTATTATGCAAACGGTGAGTTCATCCAAATCCACCCGACAGCCATTCCTGGTGACGATAAGCTTCGTCTCATGAGTGAATCGGCACGTGGTGAAGGTGGACGTGTCTGGACATACAAAGACGGTAAGCCATGGTACTTCCTTGAAGAGAAGTATCCTGCATACGGTAACCTTGTACCTCGTGATATCGCAACACGTGAAATCTTTGATGTGTGCGTAAACCAAAAGCTTGGTATCAATGGAGAGAACATGGTTTATCTCGATCTGTCTCATAAAGATTCAAAAGAGCTTGATATCAAGCTTGGCGGAATCATTGAAATCTATGAGAAGTTCATGGGTGATGATCCACGAAAAGTACCAATGAAAATCTTCCCTGCTGTTCACTATTCTATGGGTGGACTATGGGTCGATTATGACCAGATGACAAATATCCCTGGTTTATTCGCAGCTGGTGAATGTGATTATTCTCAGCACGGTGGTAACCGCTTAGGGGCTAACTCATTACTATCCGCTATCTATGGCGGTATGGTTGCAGGTCCTAATGCAATTAAGTATATTGAAGGACTTGAGAAAACAGTAGAATCTGTCCCATCTTCACTATTCGACCGCTATGTAAAACAGGAAGAAGAAAAATGGAACAACATCATGTCCCTGAATGGCACTGAGAATGCTTATGTCATCCATAAAGAGCTTGGGGAATGGATGACGGATAACGTAACGGTTGTACGTCATAATGACAAGCTTCAACAAACGGATGAGAAGATCCAGGAATTGATGGAACGTTACCAAAATATCAATATCAATGACACGGCTAAATGGAGCAACCAAGGGGCGACATTCACACGCCAATTGTGGAACATGCTGCAGCTTGCCCGCGTCATCACAATCGGTGCATTAAATCGTAACGAAAGCCGCGGAGCCCATTACAAACCTGACTTCCCGGACCGTAATGATGAGGAATTCCTGAAAACGACGATGGCAAAATACAATGCCGCGACGAACACTCCTGAATTCCATTACGAGGAAGTAGATACTTCACTGATCGCACCACGTAAGCGTGACTATTCTAAAAGTAAAGGGGGAAGTAAATGA
- the sdhB gene encoding succinate dehydrogenase iron-sulfur subunit: MSENKKVRFIITRQESPETAPFQEEFELDYRPNMNVISALMEIRRNPVNAKGEHTTPINWDMNCLEEVCGACSMVINGKPRQSCTALVDQLEQPIRLEPMRTFPVVRDLQVDRSRMFDSLKKVKAWIPIDGTYDLGPGPRMPEKKRQWAYELSKCMTCGVCLEACPNVNSKSDFIGPAPLSQVRLFNAHPTGAMNQDERLESIMGDGGLANCGNSQNCVQSCPKGIPLTTSIAALNRETTFQMFKNFFGSDHMVD; this comes from the coding sequence ATGAGTGAAAATAAAAAAGTCCGTTTTATCATTACTCGTCAAGAAAGCCCGGAAACAGCCCCTTTTCAAGAAGAGTTCGAACTTGATTACAGACCGAATATGAACGTCATTTCCGCCTTGATGGAAATCCGTCGTAATCCGGTCAATGCAAAAGGGGAACACACCACTCCGATCAACTGGGACATGAACTGTCTGGAAGAAGTGTGTGGGGCTTGTTCAATGGTCATCAACGGGAAGCCGAGACAGTCTTGTACGGCATTGGTCGATCAACTGGAACAGCCGATCCGTCTTGAGCCTATGCGCACATTCCCTGTTGTCCGTGACCTGCAGGTAGACCGCAGCCGCATGTTCGACAGCTTAAAGAAAGTGAAAGCATGGATTCCGATTGATGGGACATACGATTTGGGTCCTGGACCGCGTATGCCTGAGAAAAAGCGTCAATGGGCATATGAATTATCAAAATGTATGACATGTGGTGTATGTCTGGAAGCCTGTCCGAACGTAAACAGTAAGTCAGACTTCATCGGACCCGCACCATTATCTCAAGTACGCTTGTTCAATGCGCATCCAACAGGTGCCATGAATCAGGATGAGCGCCTTGAGTCCATCATGGGCGACGGTGGACTTGCCAACTGCGGTAACTCACAAAACTGTGTTCAATCCTGTCCAAAAGGAATTCCTTTGACAACTTCGATTGCGGCACTTAACCGTGAAACCACCTTCCAAATGTTCAAAAACTTCTTCGGAAGCGACCATATGGTTGATTAA
- a CDS encoding 5'-nucleotidase C-terminal domain-containing protein, with protein sequence MKRIGLIFAILLFNISPVDLDEVKAKEKEDGGAFRLTILHTNDVHSHLENVPYLHSAIIEERKKDGEALLLDAGDVFSGTLFFNEYLGQADAEFMNEIGYDAMTLGNHEFDKGSEVLANFIRKLSFPVVSSNVDVRLDPTLAPLMKSRVPEQSEGGKIYPSIIQTVKGVKVGIIGLTTEDTTFLSAPVKEIVFQNAEKKAVEEIAKLQARGVNHIILLSHLGVRQDKVLAQKVKGIDILVGGHSHTRLENPLVYNLKSEPTLIVQADEYGKSLGKFTAVFNERGVLTEWDGELLDVLAKDQKGNDVYPPDPWAVKRLEQLGKPIEKLKSLDVGATNISLNGDRRDVRTKETNLGNLITDAMLEKANQYSPTEIAFQNGGGIRSSIGAGKITMGEVLEVLPFGNSLVTLNLTGEEILLALEHSVADLDGEAGQFLQVSGMTFHFDPSKPIGNRITEVKIQGSPLDRSKMYGVAVNAFLADGGDGFTVLRNAKENGRISDLHLNLYEVISEYLTRYSPVSPQVEGRIVKRKE encoded by the coding sequence GTGAAGCGAATAGGATTGATATTCGCAATCTTGTTATTCAATATATCCCCTGTTGACCTGGATGAAGTGAAAGCAAAGGAAAAGGAAGATGGTGGGGCTTTCCGTCTGACGATCCTGCATACGAATGATGTTCACTCCCATCTGGAAAACGTTCCGTATCTTCACTCGGCAATTATAGAAGAACGGAAAAAAGATGGGGAAGCCCTTCTGCTGGATGCAGGGGACGTGTTTTCGGGCACGTTGTTTTTTAATGAATATCTGGGGCAGGCTGATGCTGAATTCATGAATGAAATTGGCTATGATGCCATGACGTTGGGTAATCATGAATTCGATAAGGGGAGTGAGGTGCTGGCGAACTTTATTAGGAAACTTTCCTTTCCAGTAGTGAGCAGCAATGTGGATGTCCGTCTTGATCCTACCCTTGCTCCATTAATGAAAAGTAGGGTGCCGGAACAGTCAGAAGGTGGAAAGATCTACCCTTCCATCATTCAAACAGTCAAGGGGGTCAAAGTTGGAATCATCGGTCTCACAACCGAAGATACGACTTTCCTTTCTGCTCCGGTTAAGGAGATAGTCTTTCAGAATGCCGAAAAGAAAGCGGTTGAGGAGATTGCAAAACTTCAGGCGAGAGGCGTGAACCACATCATCCTGCTGTCTCATCTTGGAGTGCGACAAGACAAAGTGCTGGCTCAAAAAGTGAAAGGAATCGATATCTTAGTCGGCGGCCATTCCCATACAAGATTAGAAAACCCGCTCGTGTACAATTTGAAATCAGAACCGACACTGATCGTACAAGCGGATGAGTATGGGAAGTCACTTGGCAAATTCACGGCTGTATTTAACGAAAGAGGGGTATTGACTGAGTGGGATGGTGAGCTGCTGGATGTGTTGGCCAAAGATCAAAAAGGGAATGACGTGTATCCTCCTGATCCATGGGCAGTAAAGAGATTGGAGCAACTGGGCAAGCCCATTGAAAAGTTAAAGAGCTTGGATGTCGGTGCGACCAATATTTCATTAAATGGAGATCGTCGGGACGTTCGGACAAAAGAGACCAATCTAGGCAACCTCATTACTGACGCCATGCTGGAAAAAGCAAATCAATATTCCCCCACTGAAATCGCATTTCAAAATGGGGGCGGCATCAGGAGTTCCATCGGGGCAGGGAAGATTACCATGGGAGAAGTGTTGGAAGTGCTGCCCTTTGGGAATAGCCTTGTCACCTTGAATCTGACGGGGGAGGAAATCCTTCTTGCATTGGAACATAGTGTAGCGGATCTGGACGGGGAAGCAGGTCAGTTCCTTCAAGTATCGGGCATGACATTTCACTTTGATCCCTCAAAGCCCATTGGTAATAGAATAACGGAAGTGAAAATACAAGGGAGTCCCCTTGACCGTTCCAAGATGTACGGAGTGGCAGTCAACGCATTCCTTGCAGATGGAGGGGATGGTTTTACCGTATTGAGAAATGCAAAAGAAAACGGCAGGATATCCGATCTGCATCTCAATCTATATGAGGTGATAAGTGAGTATCTCACCAGGTATTCCCCTGTTTCCCCGCAAGTGGAGGGAAGGATCGTGAAACGAAAAGAATAG
- a CDS encoding thioesterase family protein — translation MKHFTYIEDIETWQQEFSFSIHIKVRFSETDMFGHMNNTVPFTYFEEARIEYLKHIGFMQNWVKPKHDTIPVVADLQCDFVKQVFFDEMLKVYVKADRVGRSSVDLHYMGLNEEEQVCFTGRGTMVQISKETGKGVPWTEEMKVKLHSEKVVSSPV, via the coding sequence TTGAAACATTTTACATACATTGAAGATATAGAAACATGGCAACAAGAATTTTCATTTTCAATCCATATAAAGGTCCGGTTTTCTGAGACTGATATGTTTGGACATATGAATAATACCGTTCCATTTACGTATTTTGAAGAAGCCAGGATCGAATATTTAAAGCACATTGGATTTATGCAAAACTGGGTTAAACCGAAGCATGATACGATCCCTGTCGTTGCAGATTTACAATGTGATTTTGTAAAACAAGTATTCTTCGACGAGATGTTGAAGGTATATGTGAAGGCGGATCGCGTTGGTCGTTCTTCAGTAGATTTACATTACATGGGTCTGAATGAAGAAGAACAGGTTTGCTTTACTGGTAGAGGAACCATGGTGCAAATATCGAAGGAAACTGGAAAAGGTGTCCCTTGGACGGAAGAAATGAAGGTGAAGCTCCATAGCGAAAAGGTGGTCTCGAGCCCGGTTTAG
- a CDS encoding response regulator transcription factor has protein sequence MKDNDFTHKPLLTKREKEVFELLVQDKTTKEIASDLFISEKTVRNHISNAMQKLGVKGRSQAVVELLRMGELKL, from the coding sequence TTGAAGGACAATGATTTTACACACAAACCGTTGCTCACCAAAAGAGAAAAAGAAGTATTCGAACTGTTGGTTCAAGACAAAACAACTAAAGAAATTGCTAGTGATCTATTTATTAGCGAGAAAACAGTTCGAAATCATATTTCCAACGCCATGCAAAAGCTTGGAGTGAAGGGGCGATCTCAAGCTGTTGTAGAGCTTCTTCGCATGGGGGAACTCAAGCTTTAA
- a CDS encoding MarR family transcriptional regulator — MTNSKEQSIEDIQVVADIEKDLRYISSIIKQKGREILSQYTITPPQFIALQWLFEYGDMTIGDLSNKMYLACSTTTDLVDRMEKNQLVERVKDENDRRVVRIHMLKEGERIIEEVIKKRQNYLQSALTDFSDQEVLLLKDHLAKLHQEIKPE; from the coding sequence ATGACGAATTCTAAAGAGCAATCCATTGAAGATATACAAGTTGTGGCAGATATTGAGAAAGACCTTCGGTACATATCATCGATCATTAAGCAAAAAGGAAGAGAGATATTAAGTCAGTATACCATCACGCCTCCACAGTTCATCGCGCTACAATGGTTATTCGAATATGGGGATATGACCATCGGAGATCTTTCGAATAAAATGTACCTTGCCTGCAGTACGACGACGGACCTTGTTGATAGAATGGAAAAAAATCAGCTGGTCGAACGGGTCAAGGATGAGAATGATCGTCGCGTCGTGCGCATTCATATGTTAAAAGAGGGCGAAAGAATTATTGAAGAAGTGATCAAGAAAAGGCAGAATTACTTACAGAGTGCCTTAACGGATTTCTCTGACCAGGAAGTGCTATTATTAAAGGATCATTTAGCAAAACTACATCAAGAAATTAAACCAGAATGA
- the racE gene encoding glutamate racemase — MIQPIGIIDSGVGGLTVAREVMRQLPKETIYYLGDTARCPYGPRSAQEVKAFTWEMTQYLMQYDIKMLIIACNTATAVVLDEIQTHLDIPVIGVIHPGARAAIKHTHNKRIGVLGTVGTINSGAYVDALHSLHGSLDVTSLACPKFVPLVESGEYDSSMATDIVGETLHPLKESGIDTLILGCTHYPLLQPKIQAYMGPEISVISSGDETAREVSTILDYYNLLYRGVQQPEHRFFNTGSSAIFSRIASDWLTVGEVKAETIRLQE, encoded by the coding sequence GTGATTCAACCAATCGGCATCATCGATTCTGGGGTAGGGGGGCTCACCGTCGCGAGAGAAGTGATGCGTCAGCTGCCGAAAGAGACCATCTATTACTTAGGTGACACAGCCCGTTGTCCCTACGGACCCAGATCTGCTCAAGAAGTAAAAGCGTTCACGTGGGAAATGACTCAATATCTCATGCAATATGATATCAAAATGCTGATCATTGCCTGTAATACAGCCACTGCGGTGGTGCTGGATGAAATACAGACCCATTTGGATATACCGGTGATTGGAGTCATCCATCCGGGGGCCCGGGCAGCGATCAAGCATACTCACAATAAGAGGATCGGTGTCCTTGGAACCGTGGGGACGATCAACAGCGGCGCCTATGTGGATGCCCTTCACTCCCTTCACGGAAGCCTGGACGTCACGTCCCTCGCCTGCCCGAAGTTTGTTCCGCTAGTGGAAAGTGGAGAGTACGACAGCTCCATGGCGACTGATATTGTAGGGGAGACCCTCCATCCTCTTAAAGAGTCCGGGATCGATACGTTGATCCTCGGGTGTACCCATTATCCATTGCTGCAGCCGAAGATACAGGCTTATATGGGTCCTGAGATCAGTGTCATAAGTTCCGGGGACGAAACAGCCCGGGAAGTCAGTACGATCCTTGATTATTACAACCTCCTGTACAGGGGAGTCCAACAGCCCGAACACCGCTTTTTCAACACAGGGTCATCAGCGATTTTTTCACGGATCGCATCCGATTGGCTGACAGTCGGGGAAGTAAAAGCAGAAACCATCCGATTACAAGAGTAG
- a CDS encoding GerMN domain-containing protein, whose translation MAKKAKVSIAVTVLASSVYLSGCGLLSFGDDKEKIDPPQDLSYLKEGEKVDTAKNEESNKKVSKEEAGAETVMTELYLIDKNGYVVSQSIPLPNQESVAKQAVEYLVKNGPVENILPNGFRAVLPADTQVTVDIKDGKAIADFSPEFNNYQPEDEQKILQSVTWTLTQFDSVEKVELRVNGYPLTEMPVNGTPIDENGLTRKVGINVDTSGVVDPTSTKPLTVYYVSQSDDKTYYVPVTKRVSSKSVDEVKAVVNELIEGPGYSSSLASDFTGAKLLDDPKLEEGTVTLNFNEAVYGSLEEKMVSEHMLNSLVLSLTEQKGIKGVSVLVNGEATTVSKDGETVTEPVTRPENVNAISF comes from the coding sequence ATGGCAAAAAAAGCAAAGGTGTCAATTGCTGTAACGGTTTTAGCTTCTTCTGTATATCTTTCCGGTTGTGGTTTACTCAGTTTCGGTGATGATAAGGAGAAGATCGATCCTCCTCAAGACTTATCCTACTTGAAAGAAGGGGAGAAAGTCGATACCGCCAAGAATGAGGAATCAAATAAAAAGGTGAGCAAAGAAGAAGCGGGTGCTGAGACCGTCATGACGGAATTGTATTTAATCGATAAAAACGGCTATGTCGTATCCCAGTCCATCCCTCTTCCAAATCAGGAAAGCGTGGCCAAACAGGCCGTGGAATACTTAGTGAAGAATGGTCCTGTCGAAAACATCCTGCCAAACGGATTCAGGGCTGTATTGCCGGCAGATACACAGGTGACGGTCGATATTAAAGACGGAAAGGCAATTGCCGATTTCTCTCCGGAATTCAATAATTATCAGCCTGAAGATGAACAGAAGATCCTGCAGTCCGTGACATGGACATTGACTCAGTTTGATTCGGTTGAAAAAGTCGAACTTCGGGTGAACGGGTATCCATTAACGGAGATGCCGGTGAATGGTACGCCGATCGACGAAAATGGATTAACGAGAAAAGTCGGGATCAATGTGGATACGTCAGGCGTTGTCGATCCGACGAGCACCAAACCGCTTACCGTGTATTATGTATCACAATCCGATGATAAGACTTATTATGTTCCTGTGACGAAACGCGTCAGTTCCAAATCCGTGGATGAAGTCAAGGCAGTGGTGAATGAGCTGATCGAAGGACCGGGTTATTCTTCTTCCCTTGCAAGTGACTTTACGGGGGCGAAGCTGTTGGATGATCCGAAGCTTGAGGAAGGAACCGTGACACTGAACTTTAATGAAGCGGTGTATGGAAGCCTTGAAGAAAAAATGGTTTCTGAGCATATGCTGAATTCCCTCGTCCTCTCCTTAACCGAGCAAAAGGGCATCAAAGGGGTATCGGTACTCGTGAATGGTGAGGCGACCACCGTCTCAAAAGATGGGGAAACGGTGACTGAACCGGTGACAAGACCAGAAAATGTGAATGCAATTAGTTTTTAA